caaaaaatatgaatttattatttaattgtatttttattaatttaaataattcttttagatttttttagcaaactctaaaattaatttaaataataaaattaacatctaatttatattcttatttaaaaaatttaatatcaatatattttatatatatttttaaaattttctttaactaattataaaattaatttaaataataaaattattaattataaaataattaaaattgcataaataataAAGACCAAGATAttcaaaaataatgataaaattatctgATATGAGTAATCTAATTTAATCagtaaattttaaagattacaATTGATAAATATCTTTCCATATTTTACtattagatttaattaaaaatcaattaaattaaaatatcgaataaagtaaatttatttttaaattttttatttcattaatatttttaatcctcactaattaaatttaacttcatattttatttctacttaaaaaatataaatttattattttaataattatctaatatttaaacatgttatttcaataattttaattttaaaattaatttagttatatttttattaatttaaataattattttagattttttagtaaattctaaaattaatttaaataataaaattatcatttaatttatatccttatttaaaaaaatttaatatcaatatattttatacatatcctttaagattttttaactaatcataaaattattttaaataataaaattatcaactataaaataataaaaactatcgtaaataaataaaaagctaaGAGTATTATCGGAAATCTCaatattttcttctctttccacttttatatataatatagactatagataaatagaaaataaaaataaaatttttaactttttaactttttatttttataattattattattattattttcgaATAGTTAAGTTTATGTATACATTATAAACTTTTTAATCTTCCCATGaaatataagttttttttttcttttttgggtaATTGTATAAGTTTCAACCAtggattagaaaattttaagttaacATTTTGAGCAATAAGCaagaataaaattattgatacacAATTTTGTGTAAAGGGATTCTCAACTATATATTCATTTTTcagaggaaaaaaaattataagattttcTCCCCAAGCATCAATCCTGGCTCCGCCACCACAAATGTGTTAGTGCTAAGGAGACTTGCTTTGATGATGTTTTCGATCGTCTAGTGCTTCCACACATAGATTCTGGTGCTTTTCCTGTTGTGTTATCCATAGCCTGAAAATGAAGTGAGTTGATACAGAAACAAAATTGTCAAAAATGAAACTCAAGAACTTGATCCTCTCATAACTTGGGGTTATGTAAGTGATAAACTCACTTCTTATGATATCtggacataaaaatatttagtaatCCTCTTAGCTACATAGCTTCTCAGATTCTCAAGCTCTCACAATCTCCAACCTTTTAAAAGCTGCAGCAAGCCAAGAAGAGTTAGTTAGGGATACACTTCGACAGAaacagagacagagagagagaaatgAGACATGATTACCTATTTGCTGTCCATTCTCTCAGGAAATGGTGAAACTAAGATGTGTTTTAACATTGGATTTTAAGTTCACTGATAAGGGTATCATTCATTTTAGACCATAGATCTCTCACAAAGTATTGAATGCACTGGAAGATCGGTTGGCCTGACCCAAGCTTGGCTAATGCATGGAATGTAAGAACTCCCTCACAGCATTCCCATGATGGTTTGTATGAAGATCCTGTGAGAAAAAACAAGCAGGAAGGGAAGTAAGCCTAGACAACCTCAAACTCACATAGAAGGCTCAGTGACTGAAGCTGAGCCACATTCGAAACTAGGAGGATGAACATCAGACATACAACAATGTGATCTGTTGCCGGCACTCATGCAAAAGACGATATATATAGATACAGATGCAATTTCCACTGTTCACTGAGCAGTGCCAATTGGACTTCAATTTTGTTACTTTTTTCtctttgttttcctttttctttttagctTTGTTGCATTAAGACTGGTGAAGATGTATGGGTTAAATATAAAACTGTTAGGAGCCCAAAGGAGTTCTAGCTGTCCATTTTTATCAGAAAACACAAGGGATGTTTTACTGACAAGAGAGAATTTGCTTTAATGAAGTTGTTATTTTACTGGCAATAGGATAAGATGTCTTCATTGTTCAAGCATCTAGCCATTTTTAACATGTTCAATTAAAGAAATTGACAATGCTGATTGCTAATTGGCCCCTATAATCTGTGTTGATTTGATTATGCAATAATTCTAATTTCTTGCACATTCAAACAATGTTGGATACTGTTTATTAAATGACTATGGAATAGAAGAGTCTGAAAATTCATTTTGCATTTCCTAATCAAAATGATAGAAATCAAGACCATTAATGTAATTACAAACTACAGTCTCCCATGTATCATGCATGCCTTCTAGCTGCTTAGTTCATCAGTTCATTGAACTCTGCAAAAAAGACAAATAAAAAGACAGTCAAttccttaaatttttttttcttcttttgaaaGAAGTAGATGATGAAGAGATTTACTTCGAGCAGTCCTTTTTAACAGAAATGGGGAAGCTGAGATGTGTTTGACACTTGATTGGAAGAGCATTGATGTTTGCAAGAAGGAAAGGAGGATCTCCTAATCTTGCAACGAGTTCAATGCATTGACAGATCTTCTGCGTTTCATGATTCTGAGTTGCTAACCTATTGAGTTCCTCAACTCCCATACAACAACCCCATGATGGTTCTCCAAATCGTCCATCAATATATCCTATGCATGAGCTGAAATACACCAGCACACTCAAACAGTCAATGAAGTCCCGTGGCTTCTGAGCCATGGCTGGTTGAGAAACTAAGAGGATAACCAGTAGAAATGCTACAAGACGACTCATCTATGGACTATCTCTGGTAAT
This genomic interval from Manihot esculenta cultivar AM560-2 chromosome 12, M.esculenta_v8, whole genome shotgun sequence contains the following:
- the LOC110627380 gene encoding protein ARABIDOPSIS THALIANA ANTHER 7, which gives rise to MSRLVAFLLVILLVSQPAMAQKPRDFIDCLSVLVYFSSCIGYIDGRFGEPSWGCCMGVEELNRLATQNHETQKICQCIELVARLGDPPFLLANINALPIKCQTHLSFPISVKKDCSK